One genomic window of Chrysemys picta bellii isolate R12L10 unplaced genomic scaffold, ASM1138683v2 scaf1946, whole genome shotgun sequence includes the following:
- the LOC135980139 gene encoding class I histocompatibility antigen, F10 alpha chain-like isoform X2, whose protein sequence is MTWVAADIGAQITKRRWEAEVNDNQQWKRYVEGNCISWLRSALEYGKETLQRKVCPTARVSDRSSHDGLTTLSCKVSGFYPRDITVTWLKNGESRQQETYSEGILPNGDGTYQTWATMEIDPKIKAHYSCHVEHESLLEPLSVSWEPNNSLIPIVAGVITAAVLIGVIIGVFFWKKQCPGRTGDGYAVAQGRC, encoded by the exons ACTTGGGTAGCAGCAGATATTGGGGCTCAGATCaccaagaggagatgggaggCTGAAGTAAATGACAACCAGCAGTGGAAACGCTACGTGGAGGGGAATTGTATTTCCTGGCTAAGGAGTGCTCTAGAGTACGGGAAGGAGACTCTACAGAGGAAAG tgtGTCCAACAGCTAGAGTGAGCGACAGGTCATCTCATGACGGCctcaccaccctctcctgtaaggtcagtggattctacccccgggacatcaccgtgacctggctgaaaaatggggagagcagacagcaggAGACCTACTCTGAAGGTATCCTACCCAATGGGGATGGGACCTACCAGACCTGGGCGACAATGGAGATTGATCCCAAGATCAAAGCCCATTATTCATGTCACGTGGAGCATGAAAGCCTGTTAGAgccactctctgtctcctggg aaccaaataatagtctgattcccattgtggctggagttatcactgcagctgtcctgattggtgttataatcggagtattcttctggaaaaagcaatgcccag ggaggacGGGAGACGGCTACGCTGTAGCTCAGG gcagatgctga
- the LOC135980139 gene encoding class I histocompatibility antigen, F10 alpha chain-like isoform X1 gives MTWVAADIGAQITKRRWEAEVNDNQQWKRYVEGNCISWLRSALEYGKETLQRKVCPTARVSDRSSHDGLTTLSCKVSGFYPRDITVTWLKNGESRQQETYSEGILPNGDGTYQTWATMEIDPKIKAHYSCHVEHESLLEPLSVSWEPNNSLIPIVAGVITAAVLIGVIIGVFFWKKQCPGKVAGLGAFPGLAGPCTPT, from the exons ACTTGGGTAGCAGCAGATATTGGGGCTCAGATCaccaagaggagatgggaggCTGAAGTAAATGACAACCAGCAGTGGAAACGCTACGTGGAGGGGAATTGTATTTCCTGGCTAAGGAGTGCTCTAGAGTACGGGAAGGAGACTCTACAGAGGAAAG tgtGTCCAACAGCTAGAGTGAGCGACAGGTCATCTCATGACGGCctcaccaccctctcctgtaaggtcagtggattctacccccgggacatcaccgtgacctggctgaaaaatggggagagcagacagcaggAGACCTACTCTGAAGGTATCCTACCCAATGGGGATGGGACCTACCAGACCTGGGCGACAATGGAGATTGATCCCAAGATCAAAGCCCATTATTCATGTCACGTGGAGCATGAAAGCCTGTTAGAgccactctctgtctcctggg aaccaaataatagtctgattcccattgtggctggagttatcactgcagctgtcctgattggtgttataatcggagtattcttctggaaaaagcaatgcccaggtaaagtggctgggttgggggcatTTCCTGGACTTGCCGGGCCCTGCACACCTACCTAA